In Prescottella soli, a genomic segment contains:
- a CDS encoding group III truncated hemoglobin, producing the protein MTSLDDRRGDLATRADVDRLLRRFYERAMSDPLLAPVFETLAVVGLDEHLPVVGDFWEQILFRSTRYQGHFVPVHEALHRQHGLTDERFRRWLELWCETVDESFAGTDAERAKSKARAMAAALQRGRA; encoded by the coding sequence GTGACGAGCCTCGACGACCGCCGCGGCGACCTGGCCACCCGCGCCGACGTCGATCGGCTGCTGCGCCGCTTCTACGAGCGGGCCATGAGCGACCCGCTGCTGGCCCCCGTCTTCGAGACCCTCGCGGTCGTCGGACTCGACGAGCACCTGCCGGTGGTCGGTGACTTCTGGGAGCAGATCCTGTTCCGCAGCACCCGCTATCAGGGCCATTTCGTGCCGGTACACGAGGCGCTGCATCGGCAGCACGGACTCACCGACGAGCGGTTCCGGCGATGGCTGGAGTTGTGGTGCGAGACCGTGGACGAATCGTTCGCGGGTACCGACGCGGAACGGGCCAAGTCCAAGGCGCGTGCGATGGCAGCGGCGCTGCAACGCGGCCGGGCTTAG
- a CDS encoding SufE family protein, with amino-acid sequence MSLPESLAEIVDDFAAVDGQDKLQLLLEFSRELAPLPPELEQDAMEPVPECQSPLFLTVDSSDLDKVRLHFSAPPEAPTTRGFASILHQGLDGHSAATILAVPDDFYSALGLADAVSPLRLRGMSAMLARIKRHLR; translated from the coding sequence GTGAGCCTGCCGGAGAGCCTTGCCGAGATCGTCGACGACTTCGCCGCCGTCGACGGTCAGGACAAGCTGCAGCTGCTGCTCGAGTTCAGTCGCGAGCTGGCACCGCTGCCGCCGGAGCTCGAGCAGGACGCGATGGAGCCGGTCCCCGAGTGCCAGTCGCCCCTGTTCCTGACCGTCGACAGCAGCGACCTCGACAAGGTCCGTCTGCACTTCAGCGCACCGCCCGAGGCGCCGACGACCCGGGGCTTCGCGTCGATCCTGCATCAGGGACTCGACGGGCACAGCGCCGCAACGATTCTCGCGGTTCCCGACGACTTCTATTCGGCACTCGGCCTCGCCGACGCGGTCAGCCCGCTGCGCCTGCGCGGCATGAGCGCGATGCTCGCACGCATCAAGCGGCACCTCCGCTGA
- a CDS encoding sulfurtransferase — MPVAPDPNPAFAAYTHPERLVSTEWLSVNLGAPGVKVVESDEDVLLYDIGHIPGAVKIDWHLDLNDPVTRDYIDGAAFADLMSRKGIERDDTVVIYGDKSNWWAAYALWVFTLFGHQDVRLLDGGRDAWLSENRDTTLDVPAPAPTQYPVVARDDSSIRAFRDDVLGHLGNGPLVDVRSPQEYTGERTHMPDYPEEGALRGGHIPTAVSIPWARAAAPDGRFRSLPELEEIYSEFSRGDDVIAYCRIGERSSHTWFVLTHLLGYPNVRNYDGSWTEWGNVVRVPIVKGDQPGVLPGSAEEAAS, encoded by the coding sequence GTGCCCGTCGCACCCGATCCCAACCCCGCGTTCGCTGCGTATACCCATCCGGAGCGACTCGTCTCGACCGAGTGGCTGTCAGTCAACCTGGGCGCCCCCGGCGTGAAGGTGGTGGAGTCGGACGAGGACGTGCTGCTCTACGACATCGGCCACATCCCCGGCGCGGTGAAGATCGACTGGCACCTCGACCTCAACGACCCGGTCACCCGCGACTACATCGACGGCGCCGCGTTCGCCGACCTGATGAGCCGCAAGGGCATCGAACGCGACGACACCGTCGTGATCTACGGCGACAAGAGCAACTGGTGGGCGGCGTACGCACTGTGGGTGTTCACGCTGTTCGGCCACCAGGACGTCCGTCTGCTCGACGGCGGCCGGGACGCGTGGCTGTCGGAGAACCGGGACACCACGCTCGACGTTCCTGCTCCCGCGCCGACGCAGTACCCGGTGGTGGCGCGGGACGACAGCTCGATCCGCGCGTTCCGGGACGACGTGCTCGGGCATCTCGGCAACGGCCCGCTGGTGGACGTACGGTCCCCGCAGGAGTACACGGGCGAGCGGACCCACATGCCGGACTACCCGGAGGAGGGCGCGCTGCGCGGCGGCCACATCCCGACCGCGGTGTCGATCCCGTGGGCGCGGGCAGCGGCCCCGGACGGGCGCTTCCGCAGCCTCCCCGAACTCGAGGAGATCTACTCGGAGTTCTCGCGGGGCGACGACGTGATCGCGTACTGCCGGATCGGTGAGCGGTCCAGCCACACGTGGTTCGTGCTGACGCACCTGCTCGGATACCCGAACGTCCGGAACTACGACGGTTCGTGGACCGAGTGGGGCAACGTCGTGCGGGTCCCGATCGTCAAGGGTGATCAGCCCGGCGTCCTGCCGGGCTCCGCCGAGGAAGCCGCCTCGTGA